Proteins encoded within one genomic window of Ideonella dechloratans:
- the otsB gene encoding trehalose-phosphatase has protein sequence MRHLFSQEGEAALVAALQYQPLLAFDFDGTLAPIVPRPDDARVSLAVAGRLSQLMRWLPVAIVTGRRVDDVRERLGFVPSYIVGNHGAEDAADPAVAQALSEALESARELLAQREPVLRAAGVSVEDKQQSIALHYRLARDRERARQVIDEVLQGVGPTLTVFGGKLVVNLTPANAPDKAHAVRSLVARSGAGGALFAGDDLNDEPVFAAAAPHWLTIKIGREPAQTRAAFFLENPAEMALLLERILSLVPKLLGR, from the coding sequence ATGAGGCATCTTTTCAGCCAAGAAGGCGAGGCCGCCCTGGTGGCCGCGCTGCAGTACCAACCCCTGCTGGCCTTCGATTTCGATGGCACGCTGGCGCCCATCGTGCCGCGGCCGGACGACGCGCGCGTCTCGCTGGCGGTGGCCGGGCGGCTCAGCCAGCTCATGCGCTGGCTGCCGGTGGCCATCGTCACCGGGCGGCGGGTGGACGATGTGCGCGAGCGCCTGGGCTTCGTGCCCAGCTACATCGTGGGCAACCACGGCGCCGAGGATGCGGCCGACCCGGCGGTGGCGCAGGCCTTGTCCGAGGCCCTGGAGAGCGCACGCGAGCTGCTGGCCCAGCGCGAGCCGGTGCTGCGCGCCGCCGGTGTGAGCGTGGAGGACAAGCAGCAGTCCATCGCCCTGCATTACCGCCTGGCGCGCGACCGCGAACGGGCCCGCCAGGTCATCGACGAGGTGCTGCAGGGAGTGGGCCCGACGCTGACCGTGTTCGGCGGCAAGCTGGTGGTCAACCTGACCCCGGCCAACGCCCCCGACAAGGCCCATGCGGTGCGCTCGCTGGTGGCGCGCAGCGGGGCCGGCGGGGCGCTGTTCGCCGGGGACGATCTCAACGACGAGCCGGTTTTCGCCGCAGCGGCGCCGCATTGGCTGACCATCAAGATCGGCCGCGAGCCGGCCCAGACCCGGGCCGCCTTCTTCCTGGAGAACCCGGCGGAGATGGCCCTGCTGCTCGAGCGCATCCTGAGCCTGGTGCCCAAGCTGCTGGGCCGCTGA
- a CDS encoding protease, whose amino-acid sequence MAFGVLTGSAAAQPLLRCTLSVPDALAAGQPVPLTMTLHNPGTQTVFLLRWGTPFEARWLGASFRLDRDGALLPYQGPQAKRGDPDASQYLALPAGAQASATLDLALVFDLNTPGRYRLRGPWQVHDVFGAAQGQPPRPRGHFAPQDLPCPTLHWTLAAPAKP is encoded by the coding sequence ATGGCATTCGGTGTCCTGACCGGATCGGCCGCGGCGCAGCCGCTGCTGCGCTGCACCCTGTCCGTGCCGGATGCGCTGGCCGCCGGCCAGCCGGTGCCCCTCACCATGACCCTGCACAACCCCGGCACGCAGACCGTGTTCCTGCTGCGCTGGGGCACGCCCTTCGAGGCCCGCTGGCTCGGGGCGTCCTTCCGGCTCGACCGGGATGGCGCCCTGCTGCCCTACCAGGGCCCGCAGGCCAAGCGGGGCGACCCGGACGCCAGCCAGTACCTGGCCCTGCCGGCCGGGGCCCAGGCCTCGGCCACGCTGGACCTGGCGCTGGTGTTCGACCTGAACACGCCGGGCCGCTACCGGCTGCGCGGGCCGTGGCAGGTGCATGACGTCTTCGGCGCTGCGCAGGGGCAGCCCCCGCGGCCCCGGGGGCACTTCGCGCCGCAGGATCTGCCCTGCCCCACGCTGCACTGGACCCTCGCGGCCCCCGCCAAGCCCTGA
- a CDS encoding M35 family metallo-endopeptidase: MNFNKYGVAAALALLALGGAQAGQRAQLDVQLSFDNAIVQGDSDVPVNVVITNNTGTVVPVLKWQLPTGKLQGQLFRVVGDDGQPATYIGPMIKRAEPREQDYILLQPGASLSYQVELTSQYVLGNGHYTVEYVGGGVFRQGVDFRSTATNLWTQGRSASAESLVGDSSLRGRTGTQGISYSGGCSSSRQSTLASAVSAATTYSSNAYSYLSGSGSGTQRYVKWFGSYTSSRWATAKSHYSAIKSAFTTQNVTLDCSCTDTGTYAYVYPTQPYKIYVCGAFWNAPMTGTDSKGGTLVHEMSHFNVVASTDDWAYGQTAAANLAKSNPTKALDNADNHEYFAENNPALP, from the coding sequence ATGAATTTCAACAAGTATGGGGTCGCCGCGGCGCTGGCCCTGTTGGCCCTGGGCGGCGCCCAGGCCGGGCAGCGGGCCCAGCTGGACGTCCAGCTCTCCTTCGACAACGCCATCGTCCAGGGCGACAGCGACGTCCCGGTGAACGTGGTCATCACCAACAACACCGGCACGGTGGTGCCGGTGCTGAAGTGGCAGCTGCCCACCGGCAAGCTGCAGGGCCAGCTGTTCCGCGTGGTGGGTGACGACGGCCAACCCGCCACCTACATCGGCCCGATGATCAAGCGCGCCGAACCCCGCGAACAGGATTACATCCTGCTGCAACCGGGCGCTTCGCTGAGCTATCAGGTCGAACTCACCAGCCAATATGTGCTGGGCAATGGCCACTACACCGTCGAATATGTCGGCGGCGGGGTTTTCCGTCAGGGCGTGGATTTCCGCTCGACGGCCACCAATCTCTGGACCCAGGGCCGCAGCGCGTCGGCTGAATCCCTGGTCGGCGACAGCTCCCTGCGCGGCCGCACCGGCACCCAGGGCATCAGCTACTCGGGCGGCTGCAGCAGCTCGCGCCAATCCACCCTGGCCAGCGCCGTCTCGGCCGCCACCACCTATTCCAGCAATGCCTACAGCTACCTGAGCGGCTCGGGCAGCGGCACGCAGCGCTACGTCAAGTGGTTCGGCAGCTACACCTCCTCCCGCTGGGCGACCGCCAAGTCCCACTACTCGGCCATCAAGTCGGCCTTCACCACCCAGAACGTGACGCTGGACTGCTCGTGCACCGACACCGGCACCTACGCCTACGTCTACCCGACCCAGCCCTACAAGATCTACGTCTGCGGCGCCTTCTGGAACGCGCCGATGACCGGCACCGACTCCAAGGGCGGCACCCTGGTGCACGAGATGTCGCACTTCAACGTGGTGGCCAGCACCGACGACTGGGCCTATGGCCAGACCGCGGCGGCCAACCTGGCCAAGTCCAACCCGACCAAGGCGCTGGACAACGCCGACAACCACGAGTACTTCGCCGAGAACAACCCGGCGCTGCCCTGA
- a CDS encoding lipoprotein-releasing ABC transporter permease subunit, with the protein MSFFSKLPYEWQIGWRYTRAGRAGRRNGFISFISFVSVIGIALGVAALIIVLSVMNGFQKEVRDRMLSAIPHVELLSPSGDALPDWQALAQQARQQPEVKAAAPFIAVQSLLARGEDMRGVMVRGVEPADEGGVTDLAAQLKRDGVLDRLQPGEWKILLGSELARSLGVREGDPVTLIAPGGQVTPAGVAPRLKQFTVAGVFTVGHYEYDSALALVNLDDAARLYRVGGPTGVQLRLKDVQDARRVGADLAVRLGDQVLVRDWTRTNAAWYDAVQIEKRMMAIILTLIVAVAAFNLVSTLVMTVTDKRADIAILRTLGASPRSIMGIFVVQGAAAGVIGTFAGVALGLLVAFNIDVIVPAIEHLLGVHFLPGSVYLISRMPSDPQAGDIVPIACISLALAFLATLYPSWRASRVNPAEALRYE; encoded by the coding sequence ATGAGCTTTTTCTCCAAGCTGCCCTATGAGTGGCAGATCGGCTGGCGCTACACCCGCGCTGGCCGCGCCGGCCGGCGCAACGGCTTCATCTCCTTCATCTCCTTCGTCTCGGTCATCGGCATCGCCCTGGGCGTGGCGGCGCTGATCATCGTGCTGAGCGTGATGAACGGCTTCCAGAAGGAGGTGCGTGACCGCATGTTGTCGGCCATCCCGCATGTGGAGCTGCTCTCGCCCAGTGGCGACGCGCTGCCCGATTGGCAGGCCCTGGCGCAGCAGGCCAGGCAGCAGCCCGAGGTGAAGGCGGCAGCGCCCTTCATCGCGGTGCAGTCGCTGCTGGCCCGTGGCGAGGACATGCGTGGCGTGATGGTGCGCGGCGTGGAGCCGGCGGACGAGGGCGGGGTGACCGACCTGGCGGCCCAGCTCAAGCGCGACGGTGTGCTCGACCGGCTGCAGCCCGGCGAATGGAAGATCCTGCTGGGCAGCGAGCTGGCCCGTTCGCTGGGCGTGCGCGAGGGCGACCCGGTCACCTTGATCGCCCCGGGCGGCCAGGTCACACCGGCCGGCGTGGCGCCACGCCTGAAGCAGTTCACCGTGGCCGGTGTGTTCACGGTGGGCCACTACGAATACGACAGCGCGCTGGCCCTGGTCAACCTGGACGACGCCGCGCGCCTGTACCGGGTGGGCGGGCCCACCGGCGTGCAACTGCGCCTGAAGGACGTGCAGGACGCCCGCCGCGTGGGCGCGGACCTGGCCGTGCGCCTGGGCGACCAGGTGCTGGTGCGCGACTGGACCCGCACCAACGCCGCCTGGTACGACGCGGTGCAGATCGAAAAGCGGATGATGGCCATCATCCTGACGCTGATCGTCGCGGTGGCGGCCTTCAACCTGGTGTCCACGCTGGTGATGACGGTGACCGACAAGCGGGCCGACATCGCCATCCTGCGCACCCTGGGCGCCAGCCCGCGCTCCATCATGGGCATCTTCGTGGTGCAGGGGGCGGCCGCGGGGGTGATCGGCACCTTTGCCGGCGTGGCGCTGGGCCTGCTGGTGGCTTTCAACATCGACGTCATCGTGCCGGCCATCGAGCACCTGCTGGGCGTGCACTTCCTGCCCGGCAGCGTCTACCTGATCAGCCGCATGCCCAGCGACCCGCAGGCCGGCGACATCGTGCCGATTGCCTGCATCTCGCTGGCCCTGGCCTTCCTGGCCACCCTGTACCCCAGCTGGCGTGCCAGCCGGGTCAACCCCGCGGAGGCCCTGCGCTATGAGTGA